Proteins from one Mytilus galloprovincialis chromosome 11, xbMytGall1.hap1.1, whole genome shotgun sequence genomic window:
- the LOC143051788 gene encoding neuronal acetylcholine receptor subunit alpha-2-like, protein MGMIYFTIFILCVSEIVSGSVNVTGDGAIKKVLKDYNKYAYPGTTDHPIVKITHALNPVKMDYNPKGMLIQVWSQMNWNDRRLTWAGPPAKIHLPMSLIWTPDLVLYNNAIPKPSYEPNAVISQNGDVIVVPVNQYETDNCTNHDDVIECQFKFGSWTYSGDEIELAVVSPHMMLDNYRENPGYEIVGSSAVRNEQKYSCCPEMYYDILYTIQIKRRQ, encoded by the exons ATGGGAATGATTTactttacaattttcattttgtGCGTTTCTGAAATAGTTTCTG ggTCTGTTAATGTCACTGGAGACGGAGCAATAAAAAAGGTGTTGAAGGATTACAACAAATATGCCTACCCTGGAACAACTGACCATCCAATTGTTAAAATCACACATGCATTGAATCCCGTAAAGATGGATTAT AATCCTAAAGGAATGCTTATTCAGGTTTGGTCACAGATGAACTGGAATGACCGTAGATTGACTTGGGCTGGTCCACCAGCGAAAATCCACCTTCCAATGTCTCTCATATGGACACCAGATCTAGTTCTATACAACAA TGCTATTCCAAAGCCATCATACGAGCCAAATGCTGTAATaagtcagaatggggacgttattGTCGTTCCTGTTAACCAGTATGAAACTGACAACTGCACGAATCATGACGATGTTATCGAATGTCAATTTAAGTTCGGGTCCTGGACGTACAGTGGAGATGAAATTGAGTTGGCTGTCGTCAGTCCTCATATGATGCTTGACAACTACAGGGAAAACCCTGGGTACGAGATAGTCGGATCAAGTGCTGTTAGGAATGAACAGAAGTATTCATGTTGTCCAGAAATGTACTATGACATACTCTACACCATACAAATTAAACGTCGTCAGTGA